In Streptomyces seoulensis, the following are encoded in one genomic region:
- a CDS encoding GNAT family N-acetyltransferase, with amino-acid sequence MTADLSRTNPKSTRTRHGRPVHHWRRDLVELAALFTAVAVADAVANLIGHGPDGPALLLISALALAATAGFHTWWARRHVHAPPTGEAGDTGARPSASAHPAGPSAQGGPGALWRMRTTVRDEPGSLAALCTALATHRVDILSLQTHPLADGTVDEFLLRAPDALTAAELTRVIAESGGSSTWTERADAHDLVDAPTRVLGLATRTALDAAELPLALRQLLGRCTIRSLPAGTGGEPVPAEGVLEDTVLRLRAPGGGVLSVERPYLPFTPTEFARARALVELDSRLGPRIPRTHDTLTLPEGNAITVRRVDTGDLDAARAMHERCSDRTLDLRYHGPVRDADRYLNHLLSPRFGRTLAAQTASGRLVGLGHLLWDGEETEVALLVEDDWQRRGVGAELLERLVRMAVEAGCASVYAVTRSANTGMVAAMRGLGLPLDYQVEEGTLVITARLAPARSRTARKSDGEQLRI; translated from the coding sequence ATGACTGCGGACCTCTCTCGAACGAACCCGAAATCGACCCGGACCCGGCACGGGCGTCCCGTGCACCACTGGCGGCGGGACCTCGTCGAACTCGCGGCCCTGTTCACGGCCGTCGCGGTGGCCGACGCGGTGGCGAACCTGATCGGGCACGGCCCCGACGGTCCCGCCCTGCTGCTGATCTCGGCACTCGCCCTGGCCGCGACGGCCGGGTTCCACACCTGGTGGGCCCGGCGCCATGTGCACGCACCGCCCACCGGTGAGGCAGGCGATACCGGCGCCCGGCCGAGCGCGTCCGCGCACCCGGCCGGGCCGTCCGCGCAAGGGGGACCCGGTGCCCTGTGGCGGATGCGGACGACCGTGCGGGACGAACCCGGCTCGCTGGCCGCGCTGTGCACGGCGCTGGCCACGCACCGGGTCGACATCCTGAGCCTCCAGACCCATCCGCTGGCCGACGGCACGGTGGACGAGTTCCTGCTGCGGGCCCCGGACGCCCTGACGGCGGCCGAACTGACCCGGGTCATCGCGGAGTCGGGCGGCAGCTCCACCTGGACCGAGCGGGCCGACGCCCACGATCTGGTCGACGCCCCCACCCGCGTCCTCGGCCTCGCCACCCGCACCGCGCTGGACGCGGCCGAACTCCCGCTGGCACTGCGACAGTTGCTCGGCCGCTGCACGATCCGTTCGCTGCCCGCCGGCACGGGCGGCGAACCGGTGCCCGCCGAAGGGGTGTTGGAGGACACCGTGCTGCGGCTGCGGGCGCCGGGCGGAGGCGTGCTGAGTGTGGAGCGGCCGTATCTGCCCTTCACTCCGACCGAGTTCGCGCGGGCGCGGGCGCTGGTGGAGCTGGACAGCCGCCTCGGCCCGCGCATCCCGCGCACGCATGACACGCTGACGCTGCCCGAGGGCAACGCGATCACCGTGCGCCGGGTCGACACCGGCGACCTGGACGCGGCGCGGGCGATGCACGAACGCTGCTCGGACCGCACCCTGGACCTGCGCTACCACGGGCCGGTGCGCGACGCCGACCGCTACCTGAACCATCTGCTGAGCCCCCGCTTCGGCCGCACCCTGGCCGCGCAGACCGCCTCGGGCCGCCTGGTCGGCCTCGGCCATCTGCTCTGGGACGGCGAGGAGACCGAGGTCGCCCTGCTGGTCGAGGACGACTGGCAGCGGCGCGGTGTCGGCGCGGAACTGCTGGAGCGGCTGGTGCGGATGGCCGTGGAGGCGGGCTGCGCGAGCGTGTACGCGGTGACCCGGTCCGCCAACACCGGCATGGTCGCGGCGATGCGCGGACTCGGGCTGCCGTTGGACTATCAGGTCGAGGAGGGCACCCTCGTGATCACCGCCCGCCTGGCCCCGGCCCGCTCCCGCACCGCGCGGAAGAGCGACGGCGAGCAGCTCCGGATCTGA
- a CDS encoding Lrp/AsnC family transcriptional regulator — MDASVVLDPVDLQLLRLLQNDARTTYRDLAARVGVAPSTCLDRVARLRRSGVILGHQLRLDPAKLGRGLQALLSVQVRPHRRELVGPFVERVRALPEARTVFHLTGPDDYLVHVAVADMADLQRLVLDEFTSRREVARVETRLIFQQWECGPLLPPGHAES; from the coding sequence ATGGACGCCTCCGTCGTACTGGACCCGGTGGATCTGCAGCTGCTCCGGCTGCTGCAGAACGACGCCCGGACCACGTACCGCGATCTGGCCGCGCGGGTGGGGGTGGCGCCGTCGACCTGTCTGGACCGGGTGGCCCGACTGCGCCGGTCGGGCGTGATCCTCGGCCATCAGCTCCGGCTGGACCCGGCGAAACTGGGCCGGGGATTGCAGGCGCTGCTGTCGGTGCAGGTCAGGCCGCACCGGCGGGAGCTGGTCGGGCCGTTCGTGGAGCGGGTGCGGGCGCTGCCGGAGGCGCGGACGGTGTTCCACCTGACCGGCCCGGACGACTATCTGGTGCATGTGGCGGTCGCCGACATGGCCGACCTCCAGCGGCTGGTGCTGGACGAGTTCACCTCGCGACGTGAAGTGGCGCGGGTCGAGACCCGGTTGATCTTCCAGCAGTGGGAGTGCGGGCCGTTGTTGCCGCCGGGTCATGCCGAGAGCTGA
- a CDS encoding trans-sulfuration enzyme family protein encodes MESSSNGAADTVRRALATEAVHAGREGLTAQGLHTPPIDLSTTYPSHDSRDEAARIDAFAAEGILPEGPPVYARLGNPTVARFETGLARLEGTESAVAFASGMAALSAVLLARSAAGLRHVVAVRPLYGCSDHLLTAGLLGTEVTWTDPAGITDALRPDTGLVLVESPANPTLAEVDIRAVAHSCGTVPLLVDNTFATPVLQRPAEHGARLVLHSATKYLGGHGDVMAGVVACDEEFAGQLRLIRFATGGVLHPLAGYLLLRGLATLPVRVRAASATAGELARRLAGDARVARVHYPKLGGAMVAFEVHGDPHEVISRVRLITPAVSLGSVDTLIQHPASISHRIVDTADRHDAGVGDRLLRLSVGLEDSEDLWADLSGALGERARVPVPLHEAVN; translated from the coding sequence ATGGAATCGAGCAGCAACGGCGCCGCCGACACCGTACGCAGGGCACTGGCCACCGAGGCCGTGCACGCCGGGCGGGAGGGCCTGACCGCACAGGGCCTGCACACCCCGCCCATCGACCTCTCCACCACCTACCCCTCCCACGACAGCCGGGACGAGGCCGCCCGCATCGACGCCTTCGCGGCCGAGGGCATCCTCCCCGAGGGGCCGCCCGTCTACGCCCGGCTCGGCAACCCGACCGTGGCCCGCTTCGAGACCGGCCTCGCCCGCCTCGAAGGCACCGAGTCCGCCGTCGCGTTCGCCAGCGGCATGGCCGCGCTCAGCGCCGTGCTGCTCGCCCGGTCGGCCGCCGGCCTGCGCCATGTGGTCGCCGTCCGGCCGCTGTACGGATGCAGCGACCACCTGCTGACCGCCGGGCTGCTGGGCACCGAGGTCACCTGGACCGACCCGGCCGGGATCACGGACGCGCTGCGCCCCGACACCGGCCTCGTGCTGGTCGAGTCCCCGGCCAACCCCACCCTCGCCGAGGTCGACATCCGGGCCGTCGCCCACTCCTGCGGGACGGTGCCGCTGCTCGTCGACAACACCTTCGCCACGCCCGTACTGCAACGCCCCGCCGAGCACGGTGCCCGGCTGGTGCTGCACAGCGCCACCAAGTACCTCGGCGGCCACGGCGACGTGATGGCCGGAGTGGTGGCCTGCGACGAGGAGTTCGCGGGGCAGCTGCGGCTGATACGGTTCGCCACCGGCGGGGTGCTCCATCCGCTGGCCGGCTATCTGCTGCTGCGCGGCCTCGCCACGCTGCCGGTCCGGGTCCGGGCGGCCTCCGCGACCGCCGGCGAGCTGGCCCGCAGGCTCGCGGGCGACGCGCGCGTGGCCCGCGTCCACTACCCGAAGCTGGGCGGCGCGATGGTCGCCTTCGAGGTGCACGGCGACCCGCACGAGGTGATCTCCCGGGTCCGGCTGATCACCCCGGCGGTCAGCCTGGGCAGCGTCGACACCCTCATCCAGCACCCGGCGTCCATCAGCCACCGCATCGTGGACACCGCCGACCGGCACGACGCCGGGGTGGGCGACCGGCTGCTGCGGCTCTCGGTCGGCCTTGAGGACAGCGAGGACCTGTGGGCCGACCTGTCCGGCGCGCTGGGGGAGCGGGCCCGGGTGCCGGTTCCGCTGCACGAGGCCGTCAACTGA